A window from Chryseobacterium vaccae encodes these proteins:
- a CDS encoding ABC transporter ATP-binding protein — protein MEKVLSVKNLTKKFKRTVVNNISFDVERGNVYGLLGPNGSGKSTTFGMLLSTINPTSGDWYWFGERGTQPDTLKKIGAIIEQPNFYPYLNAETNLKIVAEIKGTPHTRIDEVLKTVGLLERKKDPFRTYSLGMKQRLSIASAMLNNPEVLILDEPTNGLDPEGIIQIREIISNIAKQGITIIIASHLLDEIEKICSHVIVLKEGNSIYCGRVDEMTANNGYFELKADNNTQLLSALEELQWFTSVKTEGEIIKAQIREDASISASALNQKLVEKGIFLSHLTKKKLSLESQFLELVKNTNYHA, from the coding sequence ATGGAAAAAGTTTTGTCAGTAAAGAATTTGACTAAAAAATTCAAACGAACTGTCGTAAACAATATCTCTTTTGATGTGGAAAGAGGAAATGTTTACGGCTTATTGGGTCCTAACGGAAGCGGTAAATCCACCACCTTCGGAATGCTGTTGTCTACCATTAATCCTACCAGCGGCGACTGGTACTGGTTCGGAGAGAGAGGAACCCAGCCCGACACCTTAAAAAAGATTGGAGCCATTATTGAACAGCCTAATTTCTACCCGTACCTGAATGCGGAAACCAACCTTAAGATTGTTGCAGAGATCAAAGGAACTCCTCATACAAGAATTGATGAAGTACTGAAAACCGTAGGTCTTCTGGAAAGAAAAAAGGATCCTTTCAGAACTTATTCTCTGGGAATGAAGCAGCGCCTTTCCATTGCTTCTGCCATGCTGAACAATCCGGAAGTTTTGATCCTTGACGAACCCACCAATGGTCTTGACCCGGAAGGAATTATCCAGATCCGGGAGATTATCAGCAATATTGCGAAACAAGGAATCACTATTATTATCGCCAGCCACCTTCTTGATGAAATTGAAAAGATCTGCAGTCATGTGATTGTATTGAAGGAAGGAAATTCAATCTACTGCGGAAGAGTGGATGAAATGACGGCCAACAACGGTTATTTTGAATTAAAAGCAGACAACAATACCCAATTGTTAAGTGCTTTGGAGGAACTTCAATGGTTTACTTCGGTAAAAACAGAAGGTGAAATCATCAAGGCCCAGATCCGTGAAGACGCTTCTATTTCGGCTTCTGCCCTGAACCAGAAACTGGTGGAAAAAGGAATTTTCCTTTCTCATTTAACCAAGAAAAAGTTGTCTCTTGAATCTCAATTCCTTGAACTTGTAAAAAACACCAATTACCATGCTTAA
- a CDS encoding alpha/beta fold hydrolase, with protein sequence MKILKWLKRLGMGLLILIILLLISGFIFEKVSRSNAEKIQPDGQLANVDNHKMHYFKKGTGGPSIIFETAFDPAGHLQWYHIQQQLPGTYTTFSYDRSGILWSERGTSPKTGEKMAEELHTLLEKANVPKPYILVGHSFGGMLTRFFVKKYPQDVAGVILVDSQYPEDDKFLSPELYAMVNQGLPAGFLKFANTFGVARLMFKNMFPNKTEYQYQNSVMPALLYKSAYAVLEEQEQMKSIKQEAARINTFGSVPLYVITAGDKTRYNSFIKDEKLKTEMLGAWDKMQKDLLKLSSDSRQIIASGSGHYINQDQPKVIEDAINDMQNKLSEKQENPEQK encoded by the coding sequence ATGAAAATTCTCAAATGGCTGAAAAGACTTGGAATGGGTCTGCTTATTCTCATCATTCTTTTATTGATTTCAGGATTTATTTTTGAAAAAGTTTCCCGTTCAAACGCGGAAAAAATACAACCTGACGGCCAGCTGGCAAATGTGGACAATCATAAAATGCATTATTTTAAAAAGGGAACAGGAGGACCTTCTATTATTTTTGAAACGGCTTTTGATCCTGCGGGACATCTGCAATGGTATCATATTCAGCAGCAGCTTCCCGGAACTTATACAACATTTTCCTATGACCGTTCCGGTATTTTATGGAGTGAAAGAGGCACGAGCCCAAAAACAGGAGAGAAAATGGCCGAAGAACTTCATACTTTACTGGAAAAGGCAAACGTACCTAAACCTTATATTCTCGTAGGTCATTCCTTTGGCGGTATGCTTACCCGTTTTTTTGTTAAGAAATACCCACAGGATGTGGCCGGAGTGATTCTGGTAGACAGCCAGTATCCGGAGGATGATAAGTTTTTGTCACCAGAACTTTACGCCATGGTGAATCAGGGACTGCCTGCCGGATTCCTGAAATTTGCGAATACTTTCGGAGTGGCAAGGCTTATGTTTAAAAATATGTTTCCCAATAAAACGGAATATCAATATCAGAACTCTGTTATGCCTGCGCTGCTTTATAAAAGTGCTTATGCTGTGCTTGAAGAGCAGGAACAGATGAAATCTATCAAACAGGAAGCTGCCCGGATCAATACTTTTGGATCTGTTCCTCTCTATGTAATTACAGCGGGAGATAAAACGAGGTATAACAGTTTTATTAAAGATGAAAAATTAAAGACCGAAATGCTGGGTGCATGGGATAAAATGCAGAAAGATCTTCTGAAATTATCATCAGATAGCAGGCAGATTATTGCTTCTGGAAGCGGACATTATATCAATCAGGATCAGCCGAAAGTGATTGAAGATGCTATTAATGATATGCAGAATAAGCTTTCAGAAAAGCAAGAAAATCCAGAACAAAAGTAA
- a CDS encoding ATP-binding protein: MKLIELARELNVSAEAIKQFIQDFDLELGVCISTNFEVKEDFEKFARENIDFLRLYEKDLDKNKTVEQIAEVINQPKEDIEKAIKETNPNIFDNGFFRSSISSYGIDNKLGGNYQFVYDYFGHKTSLKHRDFIGYRDLFFYISSVLEPFLNPQQIKDWGINKPAGIVLYGPPGSGKIFWATKIAEIIGYRFKEVKKHYLGTSFIDGNKTNFNDFLLTMMKEDKVLLFLDDFDEIMMQRRAETDIASCNLETQELILHYIGKFEKEELLMVGSANSIAEIDEEILAPGRFDVMIPIFPPNASERSEIILYAMTKDLQADSLLFKILKKNKADKIPFWHDISSKMKVFSNTMLIDFTQSLKKRIKNLYQRTRNENLKIDQNLLNAALRDAAGKLTEEYLEQIARFLADVIINNFDEFRYRIQALKKELETYQVVEEPRRAIGFHHNGEDDDSQG, from the coding sequence ATGAAGTTAATTGAACTTGCCAGAGAGCTGAATGTATCGGCAGAAGCCATTAAACAGTTTATCCAGGATTTCGACCTTGAATTGGGAGTCTGCATCAGCACCAACTTTGAAGTAAAAGAAGATTTTGAAAAATTTGCACGGGAAAATATAGATTTTTTAAGGCTTTATGAGAAGGATCTGGATAAAAATAAAACCGTTGAGCAGATTGCTGAGGTCATCAATCAGCCTAAAGAAGATATTGAAAAAGCCATTAAAGAGACCAATCCCAATATTTTTGACAACGGTTTCTTCCGTTCATCAATTTCCAGTTATGGCATTGATAATAAATTAGGTGGAAATTATCAGTTTGTCTATGATTATTTCGGACATAAAACCAGTCTGAAACACAGAGATTTTATCGGTTACAGGGATCTTTTCTTTTATATTTCATCGGTTTTAGAACCATTTCTGAATCCTCAGCAGATCAAAGACTGGGGGATCAACAAGCCCGCAGGAATTGTCTTGTATGGACCTCCCGGAAGCGGTAAAATCTTTTGGGCAACCAAGATTGCGGAAATTATCGGGTATCGTTTTAAAGAAGTCAAAAAACATTATCTGGGAACTTCATTTATCGACGGAAATAAAACCAATTTCAATGATTTCCTGCTCACCATGATGAAAGAAGATAAAGTGTTGCTTTTCCTTGATGATTTTGATGAAATTATGATGCAGAGAAGGGCAGAAACAGACATTGCTTCCTGTAATCTTGAAACTCAGGAACTTATCCTTCATTACATCGGAAAGTTTGAAAAAGAAGAACTGTTGATGGTAGGTTCAGCCAACTCAATTGCAGAAATTGATGAAGAAATTCTGGCTCCCGGAAGATTTGATGTAATGATTCCTATTTTCCCGCCCAATGCCTCCGAACGTTCAGAAATTATCCTGTACGCCATGACAAAAGATCTGCAGGCAGATTCTCTCCTGTTTAAGATTCTTAAAAAGAATAAAGCCGATAAAATTCCGTTCTGGCATGACATTTCTTCAAAAATGAAAGTATTCAGCAACACCATGCTGATTGACTTTACCCAAAGCCTGAAAAAACGAATTAAAAACCTTTACCAGAGAACCAGAAATGAAAATCTTAAGATCGACCAGAACCTGCTGAATGCAGCTTTGAGAGACGCTGCCGGGAAACTGACCGAAGAATACCTGGAACAGATCGCAAGATTCCTTGCTGATGTGATCATTAATAATTTCGATGAATTTCGCTACAGAATCCAGGCTTTGAAAAAAGAACTCGAAACCTATCAGGTCGTAGAAGAGCCAAGAAGAGCCATCGGATTCCATCATAACGGAGAAGATGACGATTCACAGGGATAA
- a CDS encoding NAD(P)/FAD-dependent oxidoreductase, which yields MNSIWELETFYRRRNIIIIGSGFSGLWTALAVKEKYPEKSVLIIERNTIPLGASTRNAGFACFGSLTEVIADSQKMGWEKTLELVRMRFEGLQKIQKYFKSNEIDFELDGGYEILNNNEPLQQLDPVNEKLKPITGIEKTYTLKQDRIKELGLGKSEFLIENPCEGSLHSGKLLQKLQEKCQDLNIEFLFGTEVKRVDEKEDAVEAWLSEILSIKADQLIYCTNAFSSKFMENEEIIPARGQIILTEPIENLRLKGTFHYDEGFYYFRNLGNRVLLGGGRNQDFKTEETAAFETTEFLQDHLENFLQEVILPDQNFKIALRWSGIMAMGSEKSPVVKQLSERQFCGVRFSGMGVALAPKIGELLAEMI from the coding sequence ATGAACAGTATCTGGGAACTCGAAACTTTCTACAGAAGGAGAAATATCATCATTATCGGATCCGGATTTTCAGGATTGTGGACTGCTTTGGCCGTGAAAGAAAAATATCCTGAAAAATCAGTTCTGATTATTGAACGAAATACGATTCCGCTAGGTGCTTCAACAAGGAATGCCGGTTTTGCCTGCTTTGGGAGCTTAACAGAGGTTATTGCCGATTCACAGAAAATGGGGTGGGAAAAAACGCTGGAATTGGTCAGGATGAGGTTTGAAGGACTTCAGAAAATTCAGAAATATTTTAAAAGTAATGAGATCGATTTTGAACTGGATGGAGGGTACGAGATTTTAAATAATAATGAACCTCTGCAGCAGCTGGATCCGGTTAATGAAAAGCTGAAGCCAATAACCGGAATTGAAAAAACATATACCCTGAAACAGGACAGGATAAAGGAATTAGGTTTGGGGAAATCTGAATTTTTAATTGAAAACCCTTGTGAAGGAAGTCTGCATTCAGGAAAACTCCTGCAAAAACTTCAGGAAAAATGTCAGGATCTGAACATTGAATTTCTATTCGGAACAGAGGTGAAAAGGGTAGATGAAAAAGAAGATGCTGTAGAGGCTTGGCTTTCAGAAATTCTTTCTATAAAAGCAGACCAACTAATTTACTGTACCAATGCTTTCAGTTCAAAATTCATGGAAAATGAAGAGATCATTCCGGCTCGTGGACAAATCATTCTGACGGAACCCATTGAAAATTTAAGGTTAAAAGGAACATTCCATTACGATGAAGGTTTTTATTACTTCAGAAATCTGGGAAATAGAGTATTATTGGGAGGCGGCAGAAATCAGGATTTCAAAACAGAAGAAACGGCAGCTTTTGAAACTACAGAGTTTTTGCAGGACCATCTGGAAAATTTTTTGCAAGAAGTCATTTTACCGGATCAGAACTTTAAAATTGCGCTTCGCTGGTCAGGAATTATGGCGATGGGATCAGAAAAAAGTCCGGTCGTAAAACAGCTTTCAGAAAGACAGTTCTGTGGAGTAAGATTTTCCGGAATGGGAGTGGCGCTGGCTCCAAAAATCGGAGAGCTGCTGGCAGAAATGATTTAG